The genomic segment GGCGAGGGTCATCAGGTTTAAACTGGAGTACGCGCCCAGGAAGGTGCCTGAGGAGAAGGACGTGGTCGGCACTGATTCTCATGTGAGTCAGGCTAAGAAGTTTAAGGTCATGAGGTCGCGAGGTCGCGAGGTCATTGGTGtggtctctctctccacagctgTTCTCCGTCCTCCCTCGCCAGTTCCTCTACAGCACTAAGAGCCCTTGCTGGTTCCAGGAGCTCCCCAACGGCCTCGACGCCGACCCGTACGGGAGGAACCTCTTCGCCTCGCGCTCCAAAGGCTTCAAAGCCGTGTGCGAGCGCCTCAGGACGGGCCTCCAGCAGCGCCCGCGGCCGCTCCGCCTGCGCTGCCTGCCCTACTTCTACATCATCGGGCAGCCCAAGTGCGGCACCACCGACTTGTTCCACCGAATGCTGCTGCACCCACAGCTCAGGTTCAACACCATGAAGGAGCCGCACTGGTGGACGAGGAAACGCTTTGGTGAGTCAGGGTTCAGTGAACTGATTGGGCACTTTCCCTAGAGgtaattttaaatgaaaacactaCAGTTTATTTTTTGCTCTTCTTAAAATGGTTCCACTCCCTaacgccaaaataaaagcctttaaatCAATATCTTCTCTGGAGGGCTTTTATTGTCCCTCCCTTCAGGAAGTGCTGACACTACAACACACCTTCAAATGCACATTGCAAAATATTGAACTTCTCTATGTGTGTGTAGAcgtgattaaataacttttgaTCATTCCCCATAAAACGTTCACCTTCATCTGAAGCTTTTACAATccaataatttaattttatgcTGAAGGACTCCATCAGAACTGTTCTTTGTCGTACCTCTGGGTGTAGGGTATATTCGCTTCAAAGATGGCTTCCAGGAAATTTTTCCTGTGGAAGATTACCTGGATTTGTTTGACTTGGCAGCCCACAACATACAGAACGGACTAAGTGGAAATTCATCTGGAGAACATCGTGCACTGCAGCTCATAACAGGTGAACACATACGTGAAAGCTATTGTCAGCGTCCATTATGCACCAGAATCTCTCGCCTTTATACTTTTACTCATATACTCATTGTGTGTTTCCTTAGAACCTTTGAAGTGTCAGACAATCCTGATCATGACTCAAATTACAGAAGccctttgtttccttttatttttattgtgagGCTTTTGCTCATTTTCAGTGGCTGTGACCTCAGAAGCACTTCTGTGCTCATGTGAAGTGCCAGAGGGAAATACTGCTCACATTATtccagacagtctgtggtctaGCAGCACAATGACTTTAGAAGTGTGTTGAGGAACGTGGAAGCCTCTGGCTGCTTTTGTGCTTTCATGACGGTGGATTTGGCTGCATGAAAACCCATTCCTGGGCCTCAGCACAGAATAGGTCCAACAAAAGGAACAAGGAAGTAAAGAAGTTATTGTATGTAGTGGACTTTGGGTTCGGGCCTGAAAAATCTATAATCAGTTTTGTGCCTTATTGTTTGAATTTGACTTATATTCCGATGATAAATTTCATAATTCAATTTGAAGTTTGAAACTTTGCTATTGCATAGCAGATAAAAAATGCTTTTGCAACTTCTCAGGAAATTCTGCTCCACTTGTATGTTCCACATTATGTCTGAGTGTCTGCAACAGCCGACGCGTTTGAGGGGAGAGAGGTGACCGTCAGTGTGCCGATATGTCGACAGGTGAAGCCAGTGCTTCCACCATGTGGGACAACCAAGCCTGGAGCTACCTGCACGGCGGCGTGGAGGAGTCGGAGCCCCGGTTCCTGGCCCAGGACTTCATCCACATAGCCAGTCCCAGCGCAAAAATCATCATCATGCTTAGAGATCCAGTAGAGAGGTATGAATGGATCTGTATCCAGTTATATGCCATTTAAAACTTCCAGTTGGCCTAAAACTGTGGCTGATGCTGCTTCCAGGCTTTACTCTGACTACCTCTACTTTAAGATGGCCAACAAGTCGGCGGAAGACTTCCACCAGAAGGTCACAGAGTCTGTCCAGCTGTTTCACTCCTGTTTGACTGAGAGCTCGCTCAGATCCTGTGTCTACAACACCAGCCTGTCCAACACTATGCCGGTCAGCACAAACTGTCTGCGTTTACGTGGGAATAAGATGTGTTGAAACAGAAGCTCTGCTGCAGAGGCGATGACGGTGGCTCTGGTGAATTGGTGCTTGGGCGgtggcgccccctggtggccggaTGGTGTCTGTACACCGTTACTGAGCACAGACATGCTTTTCCTGGGcaatattattttatgcagatCACGAGGCAGTACTTTCAGTTTCTATATAAATATTTGCTAATGTAACACATATTGAGATGATGAATGTTTCCTTT from the Betta splendens chromosome 15, fBetSpl5.4, whole genome shotgun sequence genome contains:
- the LOC114842100 gene encoding carbohydrate sulfotransferase 15-like, coding for MPLSDCKYESNARRGRGCGLHSLPVAGGDGRRPVCERGPTRARPGPVGRVPLWPATDPWGVSRVRLVSLLLGLTLAFLVTASYILTGDNRRLLLAPASYRLKPKDPIDMKLLARVIRFKLEYAPRKVPEEKDVVGTDSHLFSVLPRQFLYSTKSPCWFQELPNGLDADPYGRNLFASRSKGFKAVCERLRTGLQQRPRPLRLRCLPYFYIIGQPKCGTTDLFHRMLLHPQLRFNTMKEPHWWTRKRFGYIRFKDGFQEIFPVEDYLDLFDLAAHNIQNGLSGNSSGEHRALQLITGEASASTMWDNQAWSYLHGGVEESEPRFLAQDFIHIASPSAKIIIMLRDPVERLYSDYLYFKMANKSAEDFHQKVTESVQLFHSCLTESSLRSCVYNTSLSNTMPVRLNLGLYSVFLLDWLTVFQRDQVLVLRLEDYAANLKATIKRVFDFLRAGPLLAKAEAALTKRPMSNTRRVADRNLGPMLPATRSLLREFHQPFNHKLASVLDNNDFLWSST